A window of Hippoglossus stenolepis isolate QCI-W04-F060 chromosome 16, HSTE1.2, whole genome shotgun sequence contains these coding sequences:
- the rab3db gene encoding RAB3D, member RAS oncogene family, b, which translates to MASNESRMQLPPAQKDAADQNFDYMFKLLIIGNSSVGKTSFLFRYADDSFTSAFVSTVGIDFKVKTVFRNDKRIKLQIWDTAGQERYRTITTAYYRGAMGFLLMYDVSNQDSFNAVQDWATQIKTYSWDNAQVILVGNKCDLEDNRLVPTEDSQRLAEELGFQFFEASAKDNINVKQVFERLVDVICEKMNESMDGDASLVSNHRNQGLKDLPSESSGGCAC; encoded by the exons atggCGTCGAATGAGTCGCGGATGCAGCTGCCGCCCGCTCAGAAGGACGCGGCCGACCAGAACTTCGACTACATGTTCAAGCTGCTGATCATCGGCAACAGCAGCGTGGGAAAAACCTCCTTCCTGTTCCGCTACGCTGACGACTCCTTCACGTCGGCCTTCGTCAGCACCGTGGGCATCGACTTCAAGGTCAAGACCGTCTTCCGCAACGACAAGAGGATCAAGCTCCAGATCTGG gACACAGCGGGCCAGGAGCGGTACCGCACCATCACCACAGCTTACTACAGAGGAGCCATGGGCTTCCTGCTCATGTATGACGTCTCCAACCAGGACTCCTTCAACGCGGTGCAGGATTG GGCGACACAGATCAAAACCTACTCTTGGGACAACGCCCAGGTGATTCTCGTGGGTAACAAGTGTGACCTGGAGGACAACAGGCTGGTTCCCACAGAGGACAGCCAGCGACTAGCAGAGGAGCTGG GCTTCCAGTTCTTCGAGGCCAGCGCCAAGGACAACATCAACGTGAAGCAGGTGTTCGAGCGACTGGTGGACGTCATCTGCGAGAAGATGAACGAGAGCATGGACGGAGACGCCAGCCTCGTGTCCAACCACAGGAACCAGGGCCTCAAAGACTTGCCTTCAGAGAGCAGTGGGGGCTGTGCCTgctaa
- the tmem205 gene encoding transmembrane protein 205 has product MATEGEPSDLIKVLHLLLLSFSWGMQVWVTFIAGFTLVRQVTLHTFGLVQSKLFPVYFHFLLGSSFLSLAVYAVYHPRELLDWHDTLQMVLFFVVPITAGLNARWFGPKVTESMFQLRQVETEHGLGNQIGRGSLRAAYAKLEEQDPKYRAYRSTFRRYHGLSGLCALIGFLCTTVNLIYTALELSTI; this is encoded by the exons atggcaacagagggCGAGCCAAGCGACCTGATCAAAgtgctgcacctcctcctgctctccttctCCTGGGGCATGCAGGTGTGGGTCACCTTCATCGCAG GTTTTACGTTGGTGCGGCAGGTAACGCTGCACACCTTCGGCCTGGTGCAGAGCAAACTGTTCCCTGTGTACTTCCACTTCCTGCTGGGGAGCAGCTTCCTCAGCCTGGCTGTGTACGCCGTGTACCACCCCAGAGAGCTGCTGGACTGGCACGACACTCTGCAG ATGGTTCTGTTCTTTGTGGTGCCTATCACGGCGGGTCTGAACGCCCGCTGGTTCGGTCCGAAGGTCACAGAGAGCATGTTCCAGCTGAGGCAGGTGGAGACGGAGCACGGCCTGGGGAACCAGATCGGCCGGGGCAGCCTGAGAGCAGCGTACGCCAAACTCGAAGAGCAGGACCCCAAGTACAGAGCGTACAGGAGCACGTTCCGCCGCTACCACGGGTTGTCCGGCCTCTGCGCCCTGATAGGGTTCCTCTGCACCACAGTTAATTTGATCTACACAGCTCTGGAGTTATCCACCATTTAG
- the elof1 gene encoding transcription elongation factor 1 homolog encodes MGRRKSKRKPPPKKKMTGNLDTQFTCPFCNHEKSCDVKMERTRNTGIISCSVCLEEFQTPITYLSEPVDVYSDWIDACEAANQ; translated from the exons ATGGGGCGCAGGAAGTCCAAGAGGAAGCCGCCTCCCAAGAAGAAGATGACGGGCAACCTGGACACCCAGTTCACCTGCCCGTTCTGCAACCACGAGAAATCCTGCGACGTCAAGAT GGAACGAACCCGGAACACAGGGATTATATCGTGCAGCGTCTGCTTGGAGGAGTTCCAGACGCCGATCACCT ATCTGTCCGAGCCCGTGGACGTTTACAGCGACTGGATCGACGCGTGTGAAGCAGCCAATCAGTAG
- the cnn1b gene encoding calponin-1 encodes MTTHFRSGPAFGLSAEVKSKLAGKYDHQKEEELRLWIQDVTGKRMGDNFMESLKDGALLCELINVLQPGSVRKINNSTQNWPQLENIGNFVRAITEYGLKPHDLFEANDLFENVNHTQVQSTLLALTGMARSKGFQSKYDMGVKYAEKQQRRFAPEKLREGRNVIGLQMGTNKLASQKGMTSYGTRRHLYDSKIGMENPLDQSTISLQMGTNKGASQAGMTAPGTRRHIFDKKLDLENCDSTTISLQMGTNKVASQQGMTSYGLPRQVYDNKYCANPTEGCDNGSEAEFDGYNQYSDE; translated from the exons atgACAACACATTTCAGGAGCGGACCTGCCTTCGGACTTTCTGCCGAGGTCAAGAGTAAA CTCGCCGGGAAGTACGACCACCAGAAGGAGGAAGAGCTCCGGCTGTGGATTCAGGACGTGACCGGCAAGAGGATGGGAGACAACTTCATGGAGAGTCTGAAGGACGGGGCGCTGTTGTGCGA GCTCATTAACGTTCTGCAGCCGGGTTCCGTGAGAAAGATCAACAACTCCACTCAGAACTGGCCTCAG CTGGAAAACATCGGGAACTTTGTGCGTGCGATCACAGAGTACGGCCTGAAGCCACATGACCTCTTCGAGGCCAACGATCTGTTCGAGAATGTCAACCACACTCAGGTCCAGAGCACACTCCTCGCTCTGACTGGCATG GCCAGGTCTAAAGGTTTCCAGTCCAAGTACGACATGGGAGTGAAGTACGCCGAGAAGCAGCAGCGCCGCTTCGCCCCGGAGAAGCTGAGGGAGGGACGCAACGTCATCGGCCTGCAG ATGGGCACCAACAAGCTCGCCAGCCAAAAGGGCATGACCTCGTACGGCACGCGACGCCACCTGTATGATTCCAAGATCGGCATGGAGAACCCGCTGGACCAATCGACCATCAGCCTACAGATGGGCACCAACAAGGGAGCCAGCCAG GCCGGGATGACGGCTCCGGGAACCAGGAGGCACATCTTTGACAAGAAGCTGGACCTGGAGAACTGTGACAGCACCACCATCTCCCTGCAGATGGGCACCAACAAAGTGGCGTCCCAGCAGGGCATGACCTCCTACGGCCTGCCCCGCCAGGTCTACGACAACAAGTACTGCGCCAACCCCACCGAGGGCTGCGACAACGGCAGCGAGGCCGAGTTCGACGGCTACAACCAGTACTCGGatgaataa
- the tlcd4b gene encoding TLC domain-containing protein 4-B: protein METRELTVVAGSFVGFQLLFSVASPLLSYAIAPGYGRLPHTKLTEWNSRLVSTVHALVVGLLCLYILWFDDDVNANPVWGEPGLVKLNVAITCGYLLYDLVLLACNWRTMGDRFFVCHHLAALYAYGYVLTRGVLPYFANFRLLSELSTPFVNQRWFFEALKFPRGHWMVVSNGVAMAVVFFLVRIAVMPSYWFSVFATFGTEEFDRLGLGAQVAWITSCIALDILNTIWMYKITRGCYKVLIGRVRGGRKVKEGAEESSSPPDGKCVNNHKD from the exons ATGGAGACGAGGGAGTTGACCGTTGTAGCTGGCAGCTTCGTGGGTTTCCAGCTACTCTTCTCAGTGGCCAGCCCGCTGCTCTCCTACGCCATCGCCCCGGGTTATGGACGGCTGCCTCACACCAAACTGACAGAGTGGAACTCCAG GTTGGTGTCGACCGTGCACGCTCTCGTTGTGGGCTTGCTCTGTTTGTACATCTTGTGGTTCGATGACGATGTCAACGCCAACCCCGTCTG GGGCGAACCCGGGCTCGTCAAACTCAACGTAGCCATAACATGTGGTTACCTCCTTTACG ACCTCGTGCTGCTCGCCTGTAACTGGCGCACTATGGGGGACAGGTTTTTTGTCTGTCACCACTTGGCGGCGCTCTACGCATATGGATATGTGCTG actcgTGGCGTGCTTCCTTACTTTGCAAACTTTCGGCTTCTCTCAGAGTTGTCAACACCGTTTGTGAACCAAAG GTGGTTCTTCGAGGCATTAAAGTTCCCCCGCGGACACTGGATGGTGGTGTCGAACGGCGTCGCCATGGCGGTGGTGTTCTTCCTGGTACGCATTGCCGTCATGCCGTCTTACTGGTTCAGTGTATTCGCCACCTTTGGCACCGAAGAGTTTGACCGGCTGGGTTTGGGCGCCCAGGTGGCCTGGATCACGTCCTGCATCGCCCTGGACATCTTGAACACTATCTGGATGTACAAGATCACCCGGGGCTGCTACAAAGTCCTGATCGGGAGAGTCAGAGGAGGACGGAAGGTgaaggaaggagcagaggagtcGTCTTCCCCCCCTGACGGGAAGTGCGTCAACAACCACAAGGACTAA